GTAGAATTGAACCACTTGTAAAAGAGTTCATCTTACCTACACATATGAGTGAAGAACCTGGAATGAAAATAGTTTTAAATGAAATAGGAAAAAAAGCATTTTTAAATATGGAGATGCGGTTAGGAGAGGGAACAGGAGCTGTTCTTACATATCCTATGATAGATTGTGCATTAGATGTTATTAATGGAATGAAAACACCTGTAGAAGTTTATAAGCTGTTTTCTTAAAACTAAGGAGGGGATGGAGTGGCAAATTCAGAACTTGTAAAAGGGCATAGAAAAAGATTAAAAGAGAGATACAAAAAAGGTGGCTATGAAACTTTTGAGGAGTATGAATTTTTAGAGCTGCTTCTGACCTATGCAATACCTAGAAAAGATGTAAAGGATGTTGCAAAAAAATTATTGACAGATTACAAAAATATAACTAATATAATAAATTCAGATATTAAATCACTTACAAAAGTAGAGGGAGTAGGGGAAAGTACAGCTTTATTTTTGAGACTTTTAGGTGATGTAGTTAAGAATACGACTAGTAATGAGGTAATGGATAAAGATTTATCAACCTTTATTGGAGAGATAAGAACTAAAAATTCTCTTCTTAATTATTTACATGCTAAGATAGGTCATTTATTAGATGAGGAATTTGATGTTTTATACCTTAATAATGCAAATAAATTACTAGCGACAGAAAAACTTTTTTGTGGTACAATAGACAAAAGCGTTGTATACCCACGTAAAATCATTGAAAGAGTGCTATTTTACAATGCTAAAGGAGTTATTTTTGCTCACAATCATCCTTCAGGAAATATAGAGCCGTCAAGAGCAGATGTAGAGCTTACACAGCATATGAGAGATGCTTTGGATATGATAGACGTAAAACTATTAGACCATGTTATAATTGGTAAAAATAGGTATTTTAGTTTTTTAGAAGAAGGACTGATGTGAGAATAGGAGGATTTAATGGAAAATTTAAATATAGAGCAAGAAGAAAAAAAAGTAGAGACACAGGAGCTTAAATATTATAAGGTTCTTGGAGTGATGTTTGAAGTAACTAAAAAAAGATATTATTTTGAAGTAACTGATGATACTGAATATAAAAAGGGAGATAAAGTTATTGTAGATACTGTAAGAGGAAAAGAACTTGGAAGTGTCTATGGAGAAGCTAGAATGTTGCCTGAAACAGAGCTTGTATTACCTTTAAAACCAGTAATAAAGAAAGCTGATGAAGAAGAACTAGCAAAGTATACACAATTGAAGGAAGAGGCAGCAAAAGCCTTTGAAATATGTAAAGATAGAATTGCTCAGCATAAACTTCCAATGAAACTTGTTGAAACTGAGTATACTTTTGATAAAACTAAACTTATTTTCTATTTTACAGCAGAAGGAAGAATAGATTTTAGAGAATTAGTTAAGGATTTAGCTAATATTTTTAGATTAAGAATAGAACTTAGACAGATTGGAGTAAGAGACGAAGCAAGAATACTTGGAACTATAGGAATTTGTGGTAAAGAGCTTTGTTGCAGAACTTTTATAAATAAATTTGATTCTGTATCTATAAAAATGGCAAGAGACCAGGGACTTGTAATAAACCCTACAAAAATTTCAGGTGTATGTGGAAGACTTCTTTGCTGTATAAATTATGAATATAGTCAGTATGAAGAGGTACTTAGAAAATATCCCGCAGTTAATCAAAGCGTAAGAACAGCTAAAGGAGAAGGAAAGGTAATCAGTATCAGTCCTTTAAGTGGATATATGTTTGTTGATATTGAGGATAAGGGAATCATGAAATTTGAATTACATGAAGTTAAATTCAACAGAAGAGAAGCGAATAAACTTAAAAATGTTAAAACAGCTGAAGAAATAGAGCACAGTGAATTAGAAAAGGAATAGAAATGTCTGTGGTAGAGGATAGAAGTGTACTGGGAAATGGATTTGAAATAATTCAGGATAAATCAGGATTTAGATTTTCAGTAGATGCAGTGCTTTTAGCAGATTTTTTTACACCAGGAAAAAAAGGAAAAATTTTAGATATCGGGACTGGAAATGGAATTATTCCCTTGTTGATAGTTATGAGAGATAAGGGAGATGAAATTTATGGTATTGATATTCAAAAAGAGAGTTGTCAATTAGCTGAAAAAAATGTAAAATTAAATAAGCTAGAAGAGAAGATAAAAATTGTAAATTGTGATGTCAAAGAGTATCCCTATGGGAACTCTTATGATTATATAGTTTCTAATCCCCCTTACATGACAATAGATGGGAAGAAACAAAATGAAAATGATAGTAAGTCAATAGCTAGGCATGAATTAAAACTTAATCTTAGAGAGTTGATAAAAAATGCTAAAAGACTATTAAAGCCCATTGGAACTTTTACAATGGTGCATCGTAGCTATAGATTTATAGAAATATGTAGAGAGTTAGAAGATTGTGGTTTTTCTGTAAAGAGAGTTAGATTTGTGCATTTTTCTAAAGAAAAAAATTCAAACCTTGTTTTAGTTGAAGCAGCAAAAGGGAAAAAGTGCAAATTGGAAATTGAACCGCCAATCTTTCTTGAGGAGAGTGGTTATTAAAAAAGATAGTGCTAGGATTAATATTTTAACGATTATATAATAAAAAAATAAAGGAGATTATTTACAGAAGGCAAAATGGAACTTTTAAAATTTGTTGAAGAAAATGACTTAGAAGGGTTTAAAGATAATTTAGACATGGATTCAATGGAAGAACAAGATAGTGATAGAAATACTATTTTACACCATTGTGTTGATATGGACAAAATTGATTTTGTGGACACGTTATTATATAATGGGGCTGATCCTAATATAAAAAACAAGGATGGAAACACACCTCTACATATTGCTGCACAGAAAGATTTAGGAAAGATAATGGAATTACTTCTTGAATTTGGTGGAGATATTGATATAAAGAATAACCGTCAAAGAACAGTGCTAAATCTTGCAAATGTGGGAAAAGCAAAAAAGGTATTGAAAGCTATAGAAAATAGTGGTGCAGATTATGACTTCACATCTGGTGTTGAGAAAATAAGTCATCACAGAAAATTTGAAGATTTCTAATACTTTTGCAAATTGATATAAATGCAATGTTAATAAAGACTCTGGATATAAAACCAGGGTCTTTTTTATGTGATCTGGTAAATAAATAAGGTTAAATAAATAAGATATAGTATAGCAAGTAAAAATATTTATGTTATAATTAAACTGTAAAGAAATTGAGGTAAGGTGGTAAAATGTTTAAGTTGCACTCAAATTATCAGCCTACTGGGGATCAACCAGAGGCAATAAAAAAAATTGCTGAAAATATAAATGATGGTATAACAGATCAGGTTTTATTAGGAGTAACAGGGTCTGGTAAAACTTTTACCATTGCAAATATAATAAAAGAAACAGATAGACCTGCACTTATTTTGGCACCTAATAAGACTTTGGCAGCTCAGTTATATTCGGAGTATAAAAAGTTTTTTCCAGAAAATGCAGTTGAATATTTCGTATCTTATTACGATTACTATCAGCCAGAAGCATATATTGCAGTAACAGATACATATATTGAGAAAGATTCATCTGTAAATGATGAGATAGAAAAATTAAGACAGGCTGCAACTGCCGCTCTTATTAACAGAAGAGATGTAATAATTGTGGCATCTGTGTCAGCTATTTATGGATTGGGATCAGCTGAAACTTATAAGAAAATGACTATTCCAATAGATAGACAGACTGGAATATCCAGAAAAGAGTTAATTGAAAGACTTATAAGTATAAGATATGAAAGAAATGATATTGCTTTTGAAAGAGGTAAATTTAGAATAAAAGGTGACGTAATAGATGTATATCCTACTTATATGGAAACAGGATATAGATTGGAATTTTGGGGAGAAGATTTGGAACAAATGTCTGAAATAAATACTTTAACTGGTCAGACTATTAAACGTAATTTAGAGAGAATAATGATATACCCAGCAACTCAATATTTAACAGCTGATGGGGATATAGAAAGAATAATTGCAGAGATACAAAGGGACAAAATTGCTGAAGTTGAGGCTTTTGAAAAAGAGGGAAAACTTTTAGAGGCTCAAAGATTAAAACAGAGAACAGATTATGATATAGAAATGATAAGAGAGATAGGATATTGTAAAGGAATAGAAAATTATTCCAGATATCTTTCAGGAAAGAAACCTGGAGAAACTCCAGATACACTTCTTGAGTATTTCCCAAGAGATTTTGTAACATATATTGATGAATCGCACATATCAGTACCACAGATTCGTGGAATGTATAATGGAGATAGAGCAAGAAAAGAATCTTTAGTAAAGAATGGTTTTAGACTTAAAGCAGCTTTAGATAATAGGCCATTGAGATTTGAAGAGTTTAGGAACATAACAGGTCAGACAGTATTTGTTTCTGCTACACCTGGAGATTATGAATTGGAAGTTTCAAATGGAAATATTGCAGAGCAACTAATTAGACCAACAGGAGTTTTAGATCCTGAAATAGAGGTTCGTCCAACTAAAAATCAAGTGGATGATCTTATGGAAGAGATTAGAAAAAGAGCTGAAAAGAAAGAGAGAGTTCTTGTAACAACACTAACTAAGAAAATGGCTGAGGAGCTTACAGAGTACTATATTGGTTATGGATTAAGAGTTAAATATATGCACTCAGATATTGACACATTGGAAAGAATAGATATAATAAATGGGTTGAGAAAAGGAGAATTTGATGTGCTTGTAGGAATAAACCTTTTACGTGAAGGGCTTGATATTCCTGAGGTGTCATTAGTAGCAATACTTGAAGCAGATAAAGAGGGATTTTTAAGAAGCAGAAGATCTTTAGTACAAACTATAGGGCGTGCTGCAAGAAATGTGGAAGGTAGAGTTATATTATATGGAGATGTGATGACTGATTCTATGCGTGAGGCAATAGAAGAAACAAATAGAAGAAGAAAGATTCAAAATGAGTATAATATATATAATAATATAGATCCAAAGAGTGTAGTAAGAGAGATTGCTGAAGAGATGGTTAATCTGGATTATGGAATTTCTGAAGAATCTTTTGAAGAAGCCAGAGAGAAGAAGGTATTCTCATCAAGAAAAGATATTGAAAAAGAGATATCAAAACTTGAAAAAGAGATAAAAAGATTATCACAAGAATTGGATTTTGAAACTGCAATTGTTAAAAGAGATGAAATGATTAAATTGAAAAAGTTATTATTAGAATTTTAAGGGGTAATTATGTTTGAAGAAAGAACTTATACAGTAACTGAATTAAATAAAAGGGTAAAAGGGTACTTAGAGGGAAATAGTGAATTTAGAGAATTTTTCTTAGAAGGGGAGATGTCAGGAGTCACTTATTATAAAAGTGGACATCTTTATTTCAATCTGAAAGATAAAAATGCTCAGGTAAAATGTGCAGCATTTAGTTATAAATTCAAAAAAATACCTGAAGATTTAAAAGATGGAGATGCAGTAAAATTATTTGGAGATGTTGGATTTTACGAAGCAAGAGGAGATTTTCAAGTCCTTGTAAGACATATTGAAAAACAGAGTAAATTAGGTCAGATGTATGCAGAACTTGAAAAGGTAAAAAAAGAGATGGAAAAAGCTGGATATTTTGATCCATCAAAGAAGAAACCACTGCCATCATATCCTAAAAATATAGGTGTTGTAACTGCACTTACTGGAGCAGCAGTGCAGGATATAATAAAAACAATTAAAAAAAGAGATGACAGAATAAATATATATGTATACCCTGCTAAAGTTCAGGGAACTGGATCTAAAGAGGAAATCGTTAAAGGGATAGAAGTGCTTAATAGGATTCCTGAAATCGATCTTATAATTGCTGGTAGAGGTGGAGGAAGTGCTGAGGACTTATGGGCATTTAATGAAAGAGAAACAGCAATGGCTTATTTTAATTCGGAAAAACCTATAATTTCAGCTGTTGGGCATGAAGTTGATTTTATGTTAACAGATCTCACTGCAGATGCAAGAGCAGCTACTCCTACACAGGCAGTAGAGATGTCTGTTCCTGAAAAAGTTAAAAGCGTAGAAAATGTTCAGGATAGAATAAGATATGTAAGAACTCTTTTATTGGGAAAAGTTGAAAGAATGAAAAAAGAACTTAGACTTAGAGAGGAAAATTACTATATTAAAAACTTTTCAAAAACAATTGAAGAGAAAAATCAAAGTTTAATAGATCGTGAAAAAGAGATTAAAAGTCTTATGGAACTTAGTATAAGTAAATTTCAGAATGAATTTGATAAAAGAATACATAAGCTTATGGCATTAAATCCATTGAGTACACTGGAAAGAGGTTATAGTGTAGCAACTAAAGGGGATAAGGTCATAAAGAGTGTAGAAGATATAGAAGTTAATGATGAGATGAATATAAAAGTTTTAGATGGAACAATAAAAGGAATTGTGAAGGAGAAAATTTATGAAAAAAACATTGATTAGTCTGCTTGCATTAGCAGTATTTAATTTTTCATATGGAGAAGAGGTATACACTGTTGTAAGAACTGTTACACCATATATGACAGAAGAACAGCAGGAAATGAGTCAACGTTGGGAAAGAATAAAAAAAATGGATGCTCAAATAACATATCAACCAGACAAAAATGTGCTGAGACAGATTCATGATGATTATGACAACGAGTTTAAAATTTATATGGAGTATTTAAAAGAGAATCCTTCTGAACTTTTCCGTGTTGGAGATTATTATTTTAGAAGCGGTAGATATGAGAAAGCTTATGAAGTTTTTTCACAGGGTACTGGAGATGTAAAAAGTATGTTTGGTGCTGCTACTGCTGCAAGATTTTTAGCAGATAATGTAAATGCATTGAAATTTTATAACGAAATAATAGAAAAAAATCCAAAATTTTATGAGGCTTATCTTGGAAGAGGAATCATAAATAGAAATATGGGTAACTATGAAGGTGCTATAAGTGACTTTAAAAAATACATGGAATTTGTTCAGAATGAATCTGTATATTTAGGATTAGGAGATTCATATCTTGCTTCAGGAAAGTATGTAGAGGCTAAAAACATATTGGAGATTGGTAGAAGCAAATTCCCACAATCATCGCTTATAAAGGAGATGTTGATGAAAGCATACTCAAATTTAAAATAGGGGGAATTTAATGGAATGGTTTAGACTTGAAGCAACAGGGGTGAGAAGAGGGACACAGAGAATACTTTTAAAAAGATTTGAAAATTATGAGGATATTTTTAAATTGGGGAAGAGTTATTTAACAATGGCAATGAAAATAGATAACGATGAGGTTGAGAAAATTTATCTTTCAAAAGATATAGATCTGTTATCTGAATTAAAAAAGTTGGAAGATAGTGGAGTTGGAGTTTTATTTTTAAAAAGTAAGAATTATCCTGTAGAACTAAAAAATATTGCACAACCTCCAATATTTATCTATTATAAGGGAAATATCGATCTTTTAAAAGGCAGAAAAATAGCAGTAGTTGGAACAAGAAAAGCAACTACATATGGTAAGATAACATGTGAAAAATTTGTACGGGAATTAGTTGAAAACAGTATTACAACTGTAAGTGGTTTAGCATTGGGAATAGATGGAGTATGTCATAAAATAACTTTGGACAATAATGGTAAAACTATAGCAGTTGTAGGAAGTGGACTGGATATGATATATCCTAGTAGAAATGAAAAACTTTGGAAAAGGATTGAAAGATATGGTCTTTTATTAAGTGAATTTCCATTGGGGACAGAACCTTTTACCTATAATTTTCCTTTAAGGAATAGGATAATTGTTGGGTTGTCCAGAGGAGTTTTAGTTGTTGAAAGTCAAAAAAAGGGAGGTAGTTTAATAACTGCTGAACTTGCATTAGAAGAGGGGAGAGATGTTTTCGCTGTACCAGGAGATATTTTTTCACCATGTTCAGAGGGAACTAATATGCTTATAAAAAATAGTCAGGCAAAATTGGTATCTGATGTCAATGATATATTGAGTGAATATGGTTGGGAAAGCGATAAATTGGATATCACAAAAAAATTAAATTTGACAGAACATGAAATAAAAATATACAATGTTCTTGATAGAGAAAAAAATCTTGATGAAATTATACTTGAAAGTTCGATGAAAGCTGGAGAGATTCTCTCTATTTTAATGGAATTAGAGGTAAAGAAAATAATTTGTAGTGTACCTGGAGGGAAGTATCGAAGAAGGGTATAGATAAAATATTGATTTTTTTCGTATAATTTAGTAGAATGTTACGGGAAAAGAAAGGAACCGATAGGGGTGAAAAATGTGGCAGTTAAAAAAAATCTGGTGATAGTTGAGTCACCTGCAAAAGCTAAAACAATTGAAAAGATTTTGGGGAAAAAATTTCAAGTTGTAGCATCTTTTGGTCATGTTAGAGACCTGCCAAAAAGTAAACTTGGTGTAGATGTTGAGAATGGTTTTACACCATCGTACAACACAATTAAGGGAAAAGGTGAAGTAATAAAAACCTTAAAAAGTTATGCAAAGAAATCTGATAAAGTTTATCTGGCATCTGACCCGGATAGAGAGGGAGAGGCAATTGCATGGCATATTGCTCACGCTTTAAAATTAGATGAAAATGCTGATAACAGAATTGAATTTAATGAGATTACAGAAAATGCTATAAAGGAGTCTATTTTACATCCTAGAAAAATAGATATGGATAAAGTAAATGCACAACAGGCAAGAAGAATACTTGATAGACTTGTTGGATATGGAATAAGTTCTCTTCTATGGAAATGTATTGCTTCAAATACAAGTGCAGGGAGAGTACAATCAGTTGCATTAAAACTTATTTGTGATCTTGAAGATAAAATAAAAGCATTTGTTCCAGTTAAGTTCTGGGATATAAAAGGAGATTTTACAGGAAATCTTAATTTAGCATTATATAAAATCGAAGATAAAAAAGTTGATAAACTTACAGAAGAAAAATATGTAAAAGAGATAAAAAAACTTGAGAAAAAGGATTTTGAAATAAGTCAGGCAAAAGTTAGTAAAAAGACTAAGAATTCGCCTAATCCTTTAAAAACAAGTACTCTTCAGCAACTGGCATCTTCTTATCTTGGATTTTCAGCTTCTAAGACAATGAGAGTAGCTCAAGGTCTTTATGAAGGTGTAGATGTAGATGGAACTCATAAAGGGCTTATTACTTATATGAGAACTGACTCAATAAGAATTTCAGAAGTAGCTCAGGAAATGGCGAAAAAATATATATTGGAAAATTTTGGTAAAGAATATTTAGGTACTAAAAAGACAAGCAAGAGCAAACAAAAAATTCAGGATGCTCACGAAGGAATAAGACCTACAGATATCAATCTTACACCAGAATTTTTAAGTAAATATTTAGATGCAGATCAATTAAAGTTATATAGATTGATTTGGGAGAGATTTTTAATTTCTCAATTAGCTCCAATGAAATATGAACAATTTGAACTTGTAGCATCACGTGATAAGTTTGATTTCAGAGGAACTATCAACAAGATAATTTTTGATGGATATTACAAGGTATTTAAAGATGAAGAGGATTTACCACTTGGAGATTTCCCTGATATAAATGTTGGGGATAAAGTTTTACTTGAAAAACTAAATATAAAAGAGGACTATACAAAAGCTCCTTCAAGATTTACTGAATCATCTTTAGTTAAAAAATTAGAATCTGAAGGAATAGGTAGACCATCTACTTATGCAGCAATAATAGAAACTTTAAAGAAAAGAGAATATGTGAAACTTGAAGGAAAAAGTTTTGTTCCTTCAGCACTGGGTTATGAAATAAAAGATGTGTTAGAAGAAAACTTCCCAAATATAATGAATGTTAAATTTACTGCAGAACTTGAAAATGAGCTTGATGATGTTGCAGATGGACATAAAGATTGGGTAGGACTTTTATCGATATTCTACAAGGAGCTAAAAGAATATATTGATAAATTTAAGGTAAAAGTAGAAGAAGAAGCAAACAGAATAATAGAATCAGATATGCCTTGTCCTTGTGGAAAAGGAAACATGATAATGAAGACAGGAAGATTTGGAAGATATCTCGCATGTCCTGTATCTGAAGAAGATGGAGGATGTAAAGAGAAAATCTCTCTTAAAGGAATTGAGATAGATCCCGAAGAGATCAAAGAGGGTAAAATCTTTGTAAAAAATAGAGTTCAGGAGTTATTAAAAGAGAAAAAAGGTAGACCTACTGATGTAAAGACAGATAAAGGGGATATCTATCTGTTAAAAGTTGGAAGATATGGTGCATATCTTGAGAGTGAAAAATATTCTGAAGATAAACTTAGAATGCCACTTCCATCAGAAATTAGAAAAAAATTAAAAAACAATGAAATTATAGAAAAAAATGGAATTGTTCAGATAAATGGACTTCTTCAAGCTATAAAAGATGAAGAAGATAGAATAATTAAAGAAGCTGGAGTCTGTGAAAAATGCGGAAAACCATTTAAAATTGGAAGAGGAAGATGGGGAAAATTCTTAGCATGTACAGGATATCCAGAAT
Above is a genomic segment from Fusobacterium sp. DD2 containing:
- the radC gene encoding DNA repair protein RadC, with product MANSELVKGHRKRLKERYKKGGYETFEEYEFLELLLTYAIPRKDVKDVAKKLLTDYKNITNIINSDIKSLTKVEGVGESTALFLRLLGDVVKNTTSNEVMDKDLSTFIGEIRTKNSLLNYLHAKIGHLLDEEFDVLYLNNANKLLATEKLFCGTIDKSVVYPRKIIERVLFYNAKGVIFAHNHPSGNIEPSRADVELTQHMRDALDMIDVKLLDHVIIGKNRYFSFLEEGLM
- the xseA gene encoding exodeoxyribonuclease VII large subunit; protein product: MFEERTYTVTELNKRVKGYLEGNSEFREFFLEGEMSGVTYYKSGHLYFNLKDKNAQVKCAAFSYKFKKIPEDLKDGDAVKLFGDVGFYEARGDFQVLVRHIEKQSKLGQMYAELEKVKKEMEKAGYFDPSKKKPLPSYPKNIGVVTALTGAAVQDIIKTIKKRDDRINIYVYPAKVQGTGSKEEIVKGIEVLNRIPEIDLIIAGRGGGSAEDLWAFNERETAMAYFNSEKPIISAVGHEVDFMLTDLTADARAATPTQAVEMSVPEKVKSVENVQDRIRYVRTLLLGKVERMKKELRLREENYYIKNFSKTIEEKNQSLIDREKEIKSLMELSISKFQNEFDKRIHKLMALNPLSTLERGYSVATKGDKVIKSVEDIEVNDEMNIKVLDGTIKGIVKEKIYEKNID
- the uvrB gene encoding excinuclease ABC subunit UvrB — encoded protein: MFKLHSNYQPTGDQPEAIKKIAENINDGITDQVLLGVTGSGKTFTIANIIKETDRPALILAPNKTLAAQLYSEYKKFFPENAVEYFVSYYDYYQPEAYIAVTDTYIEKDSSVNDEIEKLRQAATAALINRRDVIIVASVSAIYGLGSAETYKKMTIPIDRQTGISRKELIERLISIRYERNDIAFERGKFRIKGDVIDVYPTYMETGYRLEFWGEDLEQMSEINTLTGQTIKRNLERIMIYPATQYLTADGDIERIIAEIQRDKIAEVEAFEKEGKLLEAQRLKQRTDYDIEMIREIGYCKGIENYSRYLSGKKPGETPDTLLEYFPRDFVTYIDESHISVPQIRGMYNGDRARKESLVKNGFRLKAALDNRPLRFEEFRNITGQTVFVSATPGDYELEVSNGNIAEQLIRPTGVLDPEIEVRPTKNQVDDLMEEIRKRAEKKERVLVTTLTKKMAEELTEYYIGYGLRVKYMHSDIDTLERIDIINGLRKGEFDVLVGINLLREGLDIPEVSLVAILEADKEGFLRSRRSLVQTIGRAARNVEGRVILYGDVMTDSMREAIEETNRRRKIQNEYNIYNNIDPKSVVREIAEEMVNLDYGISEESFEEAREKKVFSSRKDIEKEISKLEKEIKRLSQELDFETAIVKRDEMIKLKKLLLEF
- a CDS encoding stage 0 sporulation family protein; amino-acid sequence: MENLNIEQEEKKVETQELKYYKVLGVMFEVTKKRYYFEVTDDTEYKKGDKVIVDTVRGKELGSVYGEARMLPETELVLPLKPVIKKADEEELAKYTQLKEEAAKAFEICKDRIAQHKLPMKLVETEYTFDKTKLIFYFTAEGRIDFRELVKDLANIFRLRIELRQIGVRDEARILGTIGICGKELCCRTFINKFDSVSIKMARDQGLVINPTKISGVCGRLLCCINYEYSQYEEVLRKYPAVNQSVRTAKGEGKVISISPLSGYMFVDIEDKGIMKFELHEVKFNRREANKLKNVKTAEEIEHSELEKE
- a CDS encoding tRNA1(Val) (adenine(37)-N6)-methyltransferase — protein: MSVVEDRSVLGNGFEIIQDKSGFRFSVDAVLLADFFTPGKKGKILDIGTGNGIIPLLIVMRDKGDEIYGIDIQKESCQLAEKNVKLNKLEEKIKIVNCDVKEYPYGNSYDYIVSNPPYMTIDGKKQNENDSKSIARHELKLNLRELIKNAKRLLKPIGTFTMVHRSYRFIEICRELEDCGFSVKRVRFVHFSKEKNSNLVLVEAAKGKKCKLEIEPPIFLEESGY
- the topA gene encoding type I DNA topoisomerase, giving the protein MAVKKNLVIVESPAKAKTIEKILGKKFQVVASFGHVRDLPKSKLGVDVENGFTPSYNTIKGKGEVIKTLKSYAKKSDKVYLASDPDREGEAIAWHIAHALKLDENADNRIEFNEITENAIKESILHPRKIDMDKVNAQQARRILDRLVGYGISSLLWKCIASNTSAGRVQSVALKLICDLEDKIKAFVPVKFWDIKGDFTGNLNLALYKIEDKKVDKLTEEKYVKEIKKLEKKDFEISQAKVSKKTKNSPNPLKTSTLQQLASSYLGFSASKTMRVAQGLYEGVDVDGTHKGLITYMRTDSIRISEVAQEMAKKYILENFGKEYLGTKKTSKSKQKIQDAHEGIRPTDINLTPEFLSKYLDADQLKLYRLIWERFLISQLAPMKYEQFELVASRDKFDFRGTINKIIFDGYYKVFKDEEDLPLGDFPDINVGDKVLLEKLNIKEDYTKAPSRFTESSLVKKLESEGIGRPSTYAAIIETLKKREYVKLEGKSFVPSALGYEIKDVLEENFPNIMNVKFTAELENELDDVADGHKDWVGLLSIFYKELKEYIDKFKVKVEEEANRIIESDMPCPCGKGNMIMKTGRFGRYLACPVSEEDGGCKEKISLKGIEIDPEEIKEGKIFVKNRVQELLKEKKGRPTDVKTDKGDIYLLKVGRYGAYLESEKYSEDKLRMPLPSEIRKKLKNNEIIEKNGIVQINGLLQAIKDEEDRIIKEAGVCEKCGKPFKIGRGRWGKFLACTGYPECKNIRKIPKPKEEK
- a CDS encoding tetratricopeptide repeat protein, which encodes MKKTLISLLALAVFNFSYGEEVYTVVRTVTPYMTEEQQEMSQRWERIKKMDAQITYQPDKNVLRQIHDDYDNEFKIYMEYLKENPSELFRVGDYYFRSGRYEKAYEVFSQGTGDVKSMFGAATAARFLADNVNALKFYNEIIEKNPKFYEAYLGRGIINRNMGNYEGAISDFKKYMEFVQNESVYLGLGDSYLASGKYVEAKNILEIGRSKFPQSSLIKEMLMKAYSNLK
- a CDS encoding ankyrin repeat domain-containing protein, which translates into the protein MELLKFVEENDLEGFKDNLDMDSMEEQDSDRNTILHHCVDMDKIDFVDTLLYNGADPNIKNKDGNTPLHIAAQKDLGKIMELLLEFGGDIDIKNNRQRTVLNLANVGKAKKVLKAIENSGADYDFTSGVEKISHHRKFEDF
- the dprA gene encoding DNA-processing protein DprA, with amino-acid sequence MEWFRLEATGVRRGTQRILLKRFENYEDIFKLGKSYLTMAMKIDNDEVEKIYLSKDIDLLSELKKLEDSGVGVLFLKSKNYPVELKNIAQPPIFIYYKGNIDLLKGRKIAVVGTRKATTYGKITCEKFVRELVENSITTVSGLALGIDGVCHKITLDNNGKTIAVVGSGLDMIYPSRNEKLWKRIERYGLLLSEFPLGTEPFTYNFPLRNRIIVGLSRGVLVVESQKKGGSLITAELALEEGRDVFAVPGDIFSPCSEGTNMLIKNSQAKLVSDVNDILSEYGWESDKLDITKKLNLTEHEIKIYNVLDREKNLDEIILESSMKAGEILSILMELEVKKIICSVPGGKYRRRV